In Achromobacter pestifer, the DNA window GGCCGAGCTTGTCCATGACGCCGGGCGTGAAGTTGTTCGTGACCAGGTGCGCATCGGCCGCGAGGCGCTTGGCCAAGGCCAGGCCCTCCGGGTGCTTGGCGTTCAGCGTGATGCTGCGCTTGCTGGAGTTGCGGTCGGCGAAGTAGCCGCTGCGGTTGACGCCTGATATGCCGTCCTTGAACGGCTTGGTGAGACGCAGGGTATCGAGCCGGGCCGCGGTCTCGATCTTGATGACGTCGGCGCCCAGGTCAGCCAGGATCTTGGTGGTGTAGGAGCCCGCTCCGATCCAGGAGAAATCGATGACCCGGACGTCCTTCAACAAGCGCTTCATTGCACAACCCCCTGAGCGATAAGCTGTTCTTGCTCGGCGGCCGCCAGGCCTGCTCGCGACAGGATTTCGCGCGTGTGTTCTCCCAGGCCGGGCGCGCGGCGATACAGCCGCCATGGCGTTTCACTCAGCAGATAGGGCGCGCCGGGCATGCGCAGCGGGGTGCCGTCGACGCCAGCCACGTCCTCGAAATAGTTTCGGTACTCGCGCTGGACGTTGCCCGCGATGTCGCTCGCGTCGCAGATGGGCGCGATTGGAATGCGGTGCTCGCGGCCCATCCGTTCCAGTTGCGCCTTGCTGCGGGTCCGCACATAGGGCGTGAACACCTGGTCGAAAATCGACTTGGCCTCGTCCGTGGCCAGGAATGCCTGATCGGTCCAGCGCGCCTCGCGGAACTGCTTGGAGCCAGCCACGCCTTCGCCGATCAGCCATTCGGTGGTGACAGACCAGAACCGGTTGCTGCCGATGCCGCCCGCCATCATGTAGACATAGCCGTCGGCGCAGGCGAACGCGCCCGTTCCCGCCAGGCGTTGCGTGCCGGCATTGCGCTTGCGCACGGTGCCTTCCAGGTCGTAGAACTGCACGGCGTTTTCCATGCCGAGCACCACGCATTCCTGCATCGATACGTCGACATGCTGCCCGCTGCCGCCATTCTCCGCGTCATGCAGGGCAGCCATCGAAGCGACGGCGGCAAACAGGTTGGCCGCGCCGACAGCCTGCTCGCCGCAGGCCACCATGGGCGCGGTGTCGGGATAGCCGGCCAGGTACAGCATGCCGCCCATGGCCATGGCCGTGAGATCGGTCGCCTGCCAGTGCGCATACGGCCCATCCTGTCCGAAGGCGGTAATGCTGGCCATCACCAGACCGGTACGTTCGCGGGCCAAGGATGCATGGTCCAGGCCGCGGCGCTGCATGACGCCAGGCTGCTCGCTTTCGATGACGAGGTGGCTGATGCCGGCAAGCCTGCGGAAGACGGCCTGGCCGCTGGCCGAATCCAGGTCAATGGCGATGCTGCGCTTGCTGGTGTTCTGGTATTGGAAGGTGAGGCTGGCGTCGGGCTGTCCCTGCCTGCCAGTCACATAGGGGCCTGTCCGCCGGGTAGGCGCGCCAGTCAAGGGTTCGACCAGGATCACGTCGGCGCCCATGTCGGCGTATAGCTTGCCGCAGTAGTTGCCCAGCGGGCCCGCAAGGTCGAGCACGGCCAGGCCTGCCAGCGCGGCCGGGTTTGAAGCGTTTGATATAGGCATGAAACAACCAACAGGATGGCGCCCGCCGAGGAGTGGTTCGGGCGCGGTCTACAAGGAAGCGGATGCGCGTCCGCTCCGGAATGCGTCATTGCTGCTGATAGACGCCAGCCTTCTTGGCGAGCTCGCGCCATTTCGGGATGTTGAGCTCGACGCTCTTCTGCATGGCTTCGGGGCTGCTGGCGACGATGGTATAGCCCTGGGCTTCCAGGCTCGCGCGATGTTGCTGCAATGCCTTCACGATGGCGGCGTTGAGCGTCTTGACCACGGCGGGGTCGGCCTGCGCCGGCATGTTGAAGCCGTACCAGGTGTCGGAGTCGTAGCCCTTGAGCCCGATCTCGTCGAAAGTACGGACCTCGGGCAGGATGTCGCTGCGCTTCGGACTGCCTATGCCGAGCAGGCGCAGCTTGCCTTTTTCGGTCAGCTCCTTGGCGGAGGCGGTCTGCACGAACATCATGTCGATATGGCCGCCCAGCAAGTCGACCATGGCGGGGGCGCCGCCGCGGTAGGGAACGTGCGTGATCTTCACGTCGGCCAGGTCCGCGAGCAGCGCGCCGGCCATATGCTGTGAGCTGCCCACGCCCGCGGAGCCATAGCTCAACTTGCCGGGATAGTCGCGGGCATAGGCGATCAGGTCTTCCGCCGTCTTGAAGGGCGAGTCCAGCGTCACCGCCAGCACCAGCGGCACGGCGACCGCCACCGACAAGGGGCTGAAGTCCTTCAGCGGGTCATAGGCCAGCGTCTGGTACATGGCGGGGTTGACCGAGAGGATGCCGTCCGTCGTCAACATGAAGGTGTAGCCATCGGGCTTTTGCCGCTTGACGAAATCGGCCGCCAGCACGCCGCCGGAGCCGGCCTTGTTTTCGACCACGACCGGCTGCTTGAGCGTTTCCGACATTTCCTTGCCGACGACCCGCGCCAACGCATCGGTGCTGGCGCCGGCGGCGTAGGGAACGATCAGCTTGATCGGGCCGGAGGGATAGGCCTCCGAGGCGTGAGCGGCCCACGCCGTCGAGGCCATGACCGCGCATAACGCAATGCGCGCATGCATCTTGTGAATAAACCCTTGTGGCAACACCGCCGTCTCCTAAATTGGTTTTCGAGTGCCGGACGGTTGTGCGGGCGTCCATCCAGGCCGGCTCCGAGCACGCCAGGGCGGGACGCACGGGCGTGCTGCAGCCAACAAATGGTATGGGCGCCGGTAAACTCAGGTCAATGAGATAGGTCCATATATTGAGATATGTGATGCCGGAAAATGTAGCGGCGAGTTGCTCGGATTGGAAATGACGGTCGATTTCCGCGATCCTATTGACACTTAATAGAATCGGAATTTTGCTGAAATGATGGGAGGCGGTGTTCGAACGGAGCGTACTTCATCGAAGCGGCTTGTTTGAATTTAAGTCCATTATTTGGACTTTTTGAAGTGTGTCCTTGAGATAAAGATGTGGCACGGCGATGGGCTGATCTGTTCAAACAGCCGCCTGCCACCTTCCCGATGCCGGATCGACCACTGCCCGCGCTCCGTCCACGCGTAGCTGCTCCTCGTCCAGCCGCGCGGCGGTGGCCGGATCGGCATCGAATTCGATGCCGAGCGCATCTGCGACGCGAGGATCTTCGACGGGCAGTTCCCAGGTCAGGAACAATTGCGCCAGGTCCAGGCCGGCGGCGAAGTCGGCCTCGTGAAAGCCCGTGCCGCGGCGCAGGATGACGCCATGCGGCTGGCCGGTGTCGAAGATCATGGCCGTGCCGCGCACCAGGGGAATGCGCAGGCCGGTAGCCGGGAAGTGCACGTCCAGGCCGCGGTCGTCGCTCAGGAACAGATTGCAGAAGGCGGCACTGCCATATTGCCCGCCGTCATGGTGGTAGCGGGCGCCGCGGCAAGCCATGAGGGCGATGTCGGCGGATGCCAGCACGCCGGGCAGTCCCAGGCCGAGCATCCAGTCGCCCATGGCTTGCAGGCACAGACCGTACTCAGGCCAGCGCGCCTGTGTGCGGGCCAGGGGCATCTGCTCCACGTCCCCGGGTTCCAGGAACAGGCGCGTGGCCATCTCGCGCTCCCAGTCCGCCAGCAGGCGGGCGGGCGGCGCGGGCAGGTCCAGCGTGCCGGTCAGCACGGTGCCGCTGACGCTGCGGCTGCGCATGGCGTCGCCGTTCCAGTAATAGGAGGTCAGGCGGTTGGGCGGGTGCGGGACGTGGATCATCGGGCTTGGAGGATCCTGGCGGGCGCGGTTGCGCCGCGCCGGGACCCGCAAGGGAAAGCGGCTGTGGAAAACCGCTATGTTAATGGCCCCTTGTTTAACGGCCGTATTCGATGACCCTGTATCGGCGCCGCGTCTGGCGGGGGTATGACTGGGACGCTAGTCTCGCATCAGCGCGGCCAGCCGTTCGACCTCGACCGCCAGGCGGTAGGCGCGCTTCAGGTAAAGCTGGGCATCGTGCTCCCACGAGAAGCCTATGCCGCCATGCACCTGGATGGAGAGCTTCACGGCGCGCCGCGAGGCGCTGGCGGCCAGGCGGGCGGACAATGCGGCAAGCTCCGGGTCGGCCGAATCGCGCGCGGCCAGCAAGGCCTCCACGGCGTAGCGGCTGTTGTCCAATCCGGTCCAGGCGTCGACCAGGGCGTGCTTGATCGCCTGGAATTGTCCGATGGGCCGGCCGAACTGTTCGCGTTCCTTGGCGTAGGCGATGGCCAGGTCCAGCGAGGCGCTGGCGGTGCCAACCAACTGCGCCAGCAGGAAGGCCAGATGGTTCTGCAGTGCGGGTAAAGCCTGCGCAGACGGCAGAGCAGCTTGCGCTACCGCTGATCCGCGCAGGCGGGCCAGCGCCACGGTGGGATCCAGGCCCTGCACGGATTCGAGCATCGCCGGGTCGTAGCGCGCCAGCCGCCAGCCTTCGTCCTGGCGGCTCAGACGCAGGTACTGGGCCGTGGGGCCGTAGGCGTCGATCCAGCCTTGCTCGTCGCCGGCGCGGTCGCAGCGGATGCTGGCCGGATGCGCCGCCAGGTCCAGCACGACTTCCGACAGGGCGGGCGTTTGCTCCAGCAGCGCGCTGGCAAGAAACGCCGAGGCGCCATAGGGCAGGGTAAGCAGGGCGCGTCCGGCCCATTCGCCCATGAGTTGCGTGCCGGGGCCGTATTCGGCCTGGAAGGCTTCCGATCCTGCTTCAAGCCAGCCGCCTTCGGCCAGTTCCTTCCACAGGGCGCGCTGGGCGCCGTCGTCCGCGGGTAGCGCGCGTCGGGCGTAAGCGGCGGGATGCTGTTGCTCCAGCAGGCGGCCGAAGGTGGAGGACAGCAGTGTCCTGATTTCGCTATGCATGTTGTCCCCTGTCCTTGGGCAGGCCGAGCAGGCGTTCGCCCACGATATTGCGTTGGATTTCCGAGGTGCCGGCCACAATGGTCTCGGCGCGTGACCACAGGAATTCGCGCAGCACGCTGGCCGTGCCGGCATGGGGCGCGCCGGCCTGCGGGCCGAGCAGGGCGGCCTCGCCCAGCAGTTCCACGCGCTGTTCCCAGATGCGTTGGCGGGTTTCGCTCCACAGCAGCTTGAGCATGGCGCCGTCGATGCCGGGCGTGTCGCCCGCGGCCACCTGGCGCAGCACGCGATCCACGCGCCAGCGTATGACCTGGCACAGATCCGCCAGGTCGCGCGCGCGCCGCGCCTGCACGGCGCGTTCGTCCGCGTCCAGCGTGGCCTGCGCCAGCGCCCCGGTGAGTTGCCGCAGTTCGTCTTCCAGCTGGATGACGCGCGGCATGAAGTAGATGCCGCGCTCGTACTCGGCGGCGGCCATGGCGATGCGCCAGCCTTCGCCGGGTGCGCCCAGGATGCGGCCCTCGGGAACCGGCGTGGCGTCGAACAGCACTTCGTTGTAGTCGGCCTCGCCCGTCATCTGGCGTATGGGCTCGACCCGCACGCCCTCGGCCTGCATGTCGATGAGCATGAAGCTCAGGCCGCGGTGGGCCTGGCTGTCGGGATCGGTGCGCACCAGCGCGAAGCACCATTTGGCCAGATGCGCCTGGGTGGTCCAGATCTTGCGGCCGCTGACGCGCCAGCCGGCCGCATCCGGTTTGGCGCGGGTACGCACGGAAGAAAGGTCCGAACCGGTCTGGGGCTCGGAGTAGCCCTGGCACCAGATCTCGCTGCCATTGCGGATGCCGGGCAGGAATTGCGCCTTCTGCGCGGGCGTGCCGAAGCGCAGGAGGGTGGGCGCCAGGATCGCATGCGCGATGCTGTTGATGGGCTGCGGCGCATGCAGGCGCGCGCACAGTTCATGGAAGGCGATCAGCGTGGCGGTGCTGAGTTCGCGGCCGCCGTACTCGCGCGGCCAGGTGAGCGCGATGAGGTCGGCCGCGCACAGCATGCGGTTCCAGGCCTGGCGGCATTCCTGGCTGTGCGAGGCAGTGACCGGATACTGTTCGCGCAGCTGGGCCAGCGCGGTGCGCAGCCAGGCCTCGGCGTCTTCGAGAAAATGTTCGGTGCGTATCATGGTTGAGAGCGATCAGGAGTTGGGATGCAGGACGCGCGGTGCGTCCGCGATGCGCACGGGCGCGTCGATCCAGCGGTGCAGTTCGGAGGGCGGCAGGCCGACTACCAGGGCCAGCGGCACGAAGGCCCCATCGCGCACGTCGAAGATGCCGATGTCGGCATAGACCCGCCCGACCACGCCGGCGCCGGTCAGGGGCAGGGTGCAGCGGCCGCGCAGGCGCGGCGCGCCCTCGCGGGTCAGCGCTTCCATCATGACCCAGACGTTGCGCGCGCCCACGGCCAGGTCCATGGCTCCGCCCACGGACGGCATGGGATCGTCCGCGCCCAGCGACCAGTTGGCCAGGTCACCCTGGCTGGAGACCTCGAACGCGCCCAGCACCGTGATGTCGATGTGGCCGCCGCGCATGATGGAAAAAGAATAGACGTGGTCGAAGATGGCCGCGCCTTCAGTGAGCGCGATCGACTGCTTGCTGGCGTTGATGAGGTCGCCGTCGGCGGGCTCGTGGTCTTGCAGCAGGCGCATGCCGAGGATGCCGTTCTCGCTGTGCAGCTGCACGCCGCGCGCGGGGTCGAGGCGGTCGGTCACCATGGTGGGCATGCCTATGCCCAGGTTG includes these proteins:
- a CDS encoding CaiB/BaiF CoA transferase family protein, whose translation is MPISNASNPAALAGLAVLDLAGPLGNYCGKLYADMGADVILVEPLTGAPTRRTGPYVTGRQGQPDASLTFQYQNTSKRSIAIDLDSASGQAVFRRLAGISHLVIESEQPGVMQRRGLDHASLARERTGLVMASITAFGQDGPYAHWQATDLTAMAMGGMLYLAGYPDTAPMVACGEQAVGAANLFAAVASMAALHDAENGGSGQHVDVSMQECVVLGMENAVQFYDLEGTVRKRNAGTQRLAGTGAFACADGYVYMMAGGIGSNRFWSVTTEWLIGEGVAGSKQFREARWTDQAFLATDEAKSIFDQVFTPYVRTRSKAQLERMGREHRIPIAPICDASDIAGNVQREYRNYFEDVAGVDGTPLRMPGAPYLLSETPWRLYRRAPGLGEHTREILSRAGLAAAEQEQLIAQGVVQ
- a CDS encoding Bug family tripartite tricarboxylate transporter substrate binding protein, which gives rise to MHARIALCAVMASTAWAAHASEAYPSGPIKLIVPYAAGASTDALARVVGKEMSETLKQPVVVENKAGSGGVLAADFVKRQKPDGYTFMLTTDGILSVNPAMYQTLAYDPLKDFSPLSVAVAVPLVLAVTLDSPFKTAEDLIAYARDYPGKLSYGSAGVGSSQHMAGALLADLADVKITHVPYRGGAPAMVDLLGGHIDMMFVQTASAKELTEKGKLRLLGIGSPKRSDILPEVRTFDEIGLKGYDSDTWYGFNMPAQADPAVVKTLNAAIVKALQQHRASLEAQGYTIVASSPEAMQKSVELNIPKWRELAKKAGVYQQQ
- a CDS encoding acyl-CoA dehydrogenase family protein; translated protein: MHSEIRTLLSSTFGRLLEQQHPAAYARRALPADDGAQRALWKELAEGGWLEAGSEAFQAEYGPGTQLMGEWAGRALLTLPYGASAFLASALLEQTPALSEVVLDLAAHPASIRCDRAGDEQGWIDAYGPTAQYLRLSRQDEGWRLARYDPAMLESVQGLDPTVALARLRGSAVAQAALPSAQALPALQNHLAFLLAQLVGTASASLDLAIAYAKEREQFGRPIGQFQAIKHALVDAWTGLDNSRYAVEALLAARDSADPELAALSARLAASASRRAVKLSIQVHGGIGFSWEHDAQLYLKRAYRLAVEVERLAALMRD
- a CDS encoding acyl-CoA dehydrogenase family protein produces the protein MIRTEHFLEDAEAWLRTALAQLREQYPVTASHSQECRQAWNRMLCAADLIALTWPREYGGRELSTATLIAFHELCARLHAPQPINSIAHAILAPTLLRFGTPAQKAQFLPGIRNGSEIWCQGYSEPQTGSDLSSVRTRAKPDAAGWRVSGRKIWTTQAHLAKWCFALVRTDPDSQAHRGLSFMLIDMQAEGVRVEPIRQMTGEADYNEVLFDATPVPEGRILGAPGEGWRIAMAAAEYERGIYFMPRVIQLEDELRQLTGALAQATLDADERAVQARRARDLADLCQVIRWRVDRVLRQVAAGDTPGIDGAMLKLLWSETRQRIWEQRVELLGEAALLGPQAGAPHAGTASVLREFLWSRAETIVAGTSEIQRNIVGERLLGLPKDRGQHA
- a CDS encoding CoA-transferase, whose protein sequence is MKRLSREQLATLVAADLPAGAVVNLGIGMPTMVTDRLDPARGVQLHSENGILGMRLLQDHEPADGDLINASKQSIALTEGAAIFDHVYSFSIMRGGHIDITVLGAFEVSSQGDLANWSLGADDPMPSVGGAMDLAVGARNVWVMMEALTREGAPRLRGRCTLPLTGAGVVGRVYADIGIFDVRDGAFVPLALVVGLPPSELHRWIDAPVRIADAPRVLHPNS